Proteins co-encoded in one Natronorubrum daqingense genomic window:
- a CDS encoding CobW family GTP-binding protein has protein sequence MSVPVTILCGELGAGKTTLLSRLLEEADREIAVLVNDVGAVNVDADLVEARTDLSTGEEVLALENGCICCSLGGELSRSVIQLWKEHDFEYLVVEASGVGEPEPIARQFVRGPAGGPYDLDAVVTVVDARRFHDRFTAGEHDVANSSEATSPAETLRPQGPDETGSQPLENLLLEQVEFCDLLVVNKCDLVSDEERERVVSLLETLQPRADVVTSEYGALEPETILDSGRFDLEAAAKSAGWKRVIETDADEHGTGETNEHGTADPGHGHSHGDEHEHEHVHPPERYGIEVDTYHRRRPLHPKRFLAFLADAPEGLIRAKGLCWIAGRERQAITMSLAGTETSLEVTGRWIASLSEERQEQYREQQPDLSWDERWGDRETRLALIGRDVNMAAVKSRLDDCLLSDDELDVEWSTFENPTPTGMDETTTVSSDGE, from the coding sequence ATGAGTGTTCCCGTCACCATCCTCTGTGGCGAACTCGGCGCGGGCAAGACGACGCTGCTCTCGAGGCTCCTCGAGGAGGCGGACCGAGAGATCGCAGTGTTAGTCAACGACGTCGGCGCGGTCAACGTCGACGCCGACCTCGTCGAAGCGCGAACCGACCTATCGACCGGGGAGGAGGTCCTCGCACTCGAGAACGGCTGTATTTGCTGTAGCCTCGGTGGCGAGCTGTCGCGGTCGGTGATCCAACTCTGGAAAGAACACGACTTCGAGTACCTGGTCGTCGAAGCGTCCGGCGTTGGCGAGCCCGAGCCGATCGCGCGGCAGTTCGTCCGCGGTCCTGCTGGGGGCCCCTACGACCTCGACGCGGTCGTCACCGTCGTCGACGCGCGACGGTTTCACGACCGATTCACAGCAGGCGAACACGACGTGGCGAATTCGTCCGAGGCGACGAGTCCAGCAGAGACACTACGACCGCAGGGTCCCGACGAAACCGGGAGTCAACCGCTCGAGAACCTCTTACTCGAGCAAGTCGAGTTCTGTGACCTCCTCGTCGTGAACAAGTGCGACCTCGTGAGCGACGAGGAACGCGAGCGCGTCGTTTCGCTGCTCGAGACGTTGCAGCCGCGAGCCGACGTCGTGACCAGCGAGTACGGCGCGCTCGAGCCTGAAACGATCCTCGACAGCGGTCGGTTCGATCTCGAGGCCGCGGCCAAGTCTGCGGGCTGGAAGCGCGTGATCGAGACCGACGCCGACGAGCACGGCACCGGTGAGACGAACGAACACGGCACTGCCGACCCCGGACATGGTCACAGTCATGGTGACGAACACGAACACGAGCACGTTCACCCACCCGAACGCTACGGGATCGAGGTAGACACGTACCATCGGCGACGACCGCTCCACCCGAAGCGATTCCTGGCCTTCCTCGCCGACGCGCCCGAGGGTTTGATCCGAGCCAAAGGACTGTGCTGGATCGCGGGCCGCGAGCGCCAGGCGATCACGATGAGCCTCGCCGGGACGGAGACGAGTCTCGAGGTCACTGGCCGCTGGATCGCCAGCCTCTCCGAGGAGCGCCAGGAGCAGTATCGGGAACAACAACCCGACCTCTCGTGGGACGAACGGTGGGGTGATCGGGAGACGCGACTCGCACTTATCGGACGTGACGTCAACATGGCGGCCGTGAAATCTCGCCTCGACGACTGCCTGCTCAGCGACGACGAACTCGACGTGGAGTGGTCGACGTTCGAGAACCCGACGCCGACAGGAATGGACGAAACGACGACGGTCTCGAGCGACGGCGAATAG
- a CDS encoding ABC transporter substrate-binding protein, which produces MTGRYSRRHVLAGVGVGLSTLAGCLSDSMDDESITVARPRSSQDGEWSVYGGVIPYYTRVFEPLVGTSDEMEPEPLLATEWEQTDETTWRFDIREGVTFHNGAELSAEDVVASFEETIDYHDATGWINVEPDGVSAVDEYTVEFETVEPFPTLPGTISHNYFGVVHSETDADGDTAVGTGPFRLEERAGDDVTLVPYEDHWDVVPAGDELHLEVVDDPTTRVQALEGTDANVALEPPRSAVSGLEDAEETATERQLTPRTCFGAVNIYEEPTDDESLRRALAYAIDQDELVESVLEGVGEPARGPISPEIPFAIHDDLPAFGPDLEHARDLVEDSEYDGETLSILIDGAEPDDRNVAEILQDRFDEIGVDSEITSVESAAFMETFTDGEAHVSIVTLGSNSAAADYLVRAMFHSEGSDNQQLYEEEGTGVMNLGSDVDALIEDGYQTDGLEEKREIYGEVQERVVEGGVVLPLYYLEYVVGYESDLSPPTLHPVSAMTDFTELEHTDE; this is translated from the coding sequence ATGACCGGGAGATACTCACGACGACACGTCCTCGCGGGGGTCGGCGTTGGCCTTAGTACGCTCGCAGGCTGTCTGAGCGATTCGATGGACGACGAGTCGATTACGGTCGCTCGTCCTCGCTCCTCACAGGACGGCGAGTGGAGCGTCTACGGGGGCGTGATTCCCTACTATACGCGCGTTTTCGAGCCGCTCGTCGGCACGAGCGACGAAATGGAGCCCGAGCCGTTGCTCGCGACAGAGTGGGAACAGACCGACGAGACGACCTGGCGCTTCGACATTCGCGAGGGAGTCACGTTCCACAACGGCGCGGAGCTTTCGGCCGAGGACGTGGTCGCTTCGTTCGAGGAGACCATCGACTACCACGACGCGACCGGCTGGATCAACGTCGAACCCGACGGCGTCAGCGCCGTCGACGAGTACACCGTCGAGTTCGAGACGGTCGAACCGTTCCCGACGCTCCCCGGCACGATTTCGCACAACTACTTCGGGGTCGTTCACTCGGAGACCGACGCGGACGGCGACACTGCAGTCGGGACCGGTCCGTTTCGACTCGAGGAGCGCGCCGGCGACGACGTCACGCTCGTCCCCTACGAGGATCACTGGGACGTTGTCCCGGCCGGTGACGAACTTCACCTCGAGGTCGTCGACGACCCGACGACGCGCGTACAGGCACTCGAGGGGACGGATGCCAACGTCGCACTCGAGCCACCACGGAGCGCCGTCTCGGGGCTCGAGGACGCCGAAGAGACGGCCACCGAACGCCAGCTTACGCCGCGGACGTGTTTCGGCGCGGTCAACATCTACGAGGAGCCCACCGACGACGAGTCCCTCAGGCGGGCGTTAGCGTACGCGATCGATCAAGACGAACTCGTCGAAAGCGTCCTCGAAGGAGTCGGCGAGCCAGCTCGTGGACCGATCTCGCCCGAGATTCCGTTCGCGATCCACGACGACTTGCCGGCGTTCGGCCCCGACCTCGAGCACGCTCGCGACCTCGTCGAGGACTCGGAATACGACGGCGAAACGCTCTCGATTCTGATCGACGGCGCGGAGCCCGACGATCGGAACGTCGCCGAAATTCTGCAGGATCGCTTCGACGAGATCGGCGTCGACAGCGAGATCACCAGCGTCGAGTCGGCGGCGTTCATGGAGACGTTTACCGACGGTGAGGCCCACGTCTCGATCGTTACCCTGGGGTCGAACAGCGCCGCAGCGGACTACCTCGTTCGGGCGATGTTCCACTCGGAGGGAAGCGACAACCAGCAGCTCTACGAGGAGGAGGGGACCGGCGTCATGAACCTCGGTTCGGACGTCGACGCGCTCATCGAAGACGGGTATCAGACCGACGGACTCGAGGAAAAACGCGAGATCTACGGCGAGGTACAAGAACGGGTGGTCGAGGGAGGCGTCGTCCTCCCGCTGTACTACCTCGAGTACGTCGTCGGCTACGAGAGCGACCTCTCGCCCCCGACGCTGCACCCGGTTAGTGCGATGACCGACTTCACCGAACTCGAACACACCGACGAGTAA
- a CDS encoding CobW family GTP-binding protein, with amino-acid sequence MSSNRIPVTVLSGPLGAGKTTVLNHVLTADHGLEVAVVVNDMGDVNVDAEHVAQQTDLGGNQEIIELSNGCICCRLRGDMLDEVGRLAERRDFDYLLVESSGISEPIPVAQTFAMGFEDADYDPTDTYELDTMVTVVNAHSIWESFDTGSTLTNQQLQDEAGRVPEEVLLDQIEFCDVLLLNKCDLVPDDALEEIEAVLERLQPRADIVRTEFGGVDPTAILGSARFDFERAKAGAGWKHELQHDHHHDPQEEHGVTSFVYQRDRPFHPERIAALLSELPDELIRAKGFFWSAGREDVAMGIDKAGTSVRAGPAGQWLATLPKAKREQFFAARPGLEDDWDDEWGDRMTRLVFIGREFDDETLIDRLDDCVLTEREMDDDWNAYADPFGPEDRRELALANE; translated from the coding sequence ATGAGTTCCAACCGTATTCCCGTAACTGTCCTCAGTGGCCCACTCGGAGCCGGAAAGACGACCGTCCTCAATCACGTCCTGACCGCCGATCACGGCCTCGAGGTGGCCGTCGTCGTCAACGACATGGGCGACGTCAACGTCGACGCCGAACACGTGGCTCAGCAGACCGACCTGGGTGGCAACCAAGAGATCATCGAACTATCCAACGGCTGTATCTGCTGTCGCCTCCGTGGCGACATGTTGGACGAAGTCGGTCGGCTAGCTGAGCGCCGTGACTTCGATTACCTCCTGGTCGAATCGTCAGGGATCTCGGAGCCGATTCCGGTCGCCCAGACGTTCGCGATGGGATTCGAGGACGCGGACTACGATCCAACAGACACGTACGAACTCGATACGATGGTGACGGTGGTCAACGCCCACAGTATCTGGGAATCGTTCGATACCGGAAGTACGCTGACGAACCAGCAACTACAGGACGAAGCGGGCCGCGTACCGGAAGAAGTTCTGCTGGATCAGATCGAATTCTGTGACGTGCTCCTCTTGAACAAGTGTGATCTCGTTCCCGACGACGCACTCGAGGAGATCGAAGCCGTTCTCGAGCGCCTACAGCCTCGAGCCGATATCGTTCGAACCGAGTTTGGTGGCGTCGATCCCACTGCCATCCTCGGGAGCGCCCGGTTCGATTTCGAGCGAGCCAAGGCGGGTGCCGGCTGGAAACACGAACTCCAGCACGATCACCACCACGATCCACAGGAAGAACACGGCGTCACGTCGTTCGTCTATCAGCGTGACCGTCCGTTCCATCCCGAACGCATCGCAGCCCTACTTTCCGAGCTCCCAGACGAACTTATCCGTGCGAAAGGATTCTTCTGGAGCGCCGGCCGCGAGGATGTCGCGATGGGCATCGACAAAGCCGGAACGTCCGTCCGTGCCGGACCGGCGGGCCAGTGGCTCGCGACGCTTCCGAAAGCAAAGCGCGAGCAGTTCTTCGCCGCACGGCCGGGACTGGAAGACGACTGGGACGACGAGTGGGGCGATCGGATGACCCGACTCGTCTTCATCGGACGCGAGTTCGACGACGAGACCCTGATCGACCGACTCGACGACTGCGTGCTGACGGAGAGGGAGATGGACGACGACTGGAACGCCTACGCCGATCCCTTCGGACCGGAAGACCGACGTGAACTCGCGCTCGCGAATGAGTAA
- a CDS encoding dipeptide ABC transporter ATP-binding protein — translation MSESLLAVSDLRVRFETGGRTVHAVDGLSLSVDSGEVVGLVGESGCGKSAAVRAIAGLHGDDAHVEGTVSFDGTDLRTRSEERQRRIRATRLSTVFQDPAATLTPTRTVGFHLKEALWLADRPDDRSLRSALGITLDPRDLESGSGSRERRARALDLLERVGLADGDYLERYPHELSGGEAQRVSIAVALASEPELLLADEPTTALDATTRSDILDLLESLVAERDLALLLVSHNLGLVGERCDRVAVAYAGELMESGPADGVLEAPRHPYTRALLDCRLEGTTPGERLPTIDGSVPDPTVERAGCPFASRCAHATATCRQSAPPTIDDERGRVRCGELESVGEREAGPDTNGTHAPPSGSTDGARSGSVEETETATRARTSVSFDGGVSADEPVLELRGVSKRYPIDDSWLSRVRGRDRYASAVDDLSLTVRRGETLGIVGESGAGKSTVIDLATGLESPTAGEVVFDGDTVGPIANRSRDQLAAVGRLFQHPRSSLDPRQRVYRAIAEPLLEAGWHRDRRRERVSELLSLVGLDDRHADRRPRELSGGQCQRVALARAIALEPSLVVLDEPTAALDVSVRAQVCNLFLELRDRLDCAFVLVSHDLGVVRHLADRIAVMRDGQLLECGPASRVCAEPESTYTDELLAAASGLGNVSSDDYTTFQRHR, via the coding sequence GTGAGTGAGTCGCTGCTCGCGGTCTCTGACCTCCGCGTGCGCTTCGAAACGGGTGGGCGGACGGTCCACGCGGTCGACGGCCTCTCGCTGTCGGTCGACTCCGGCGAAGTCGTCGGCCTCGTCGGCGAGAGCGGCTGTGGGAAGTCCGCGGCCGTCCGCGCGATCGCCGGTCTCCACGGCGACGACGCACACGTCGAGGGGACCGTCTCCTTCGACGGCACAGACCTGCGCACACGCTCCGAGGAGCGCCAGCGTCGGATCCGCGCGACCCGGCTCTCGACGGTCTTTCAGGATCCCGCGGCGACGCTGACGCCGACGCGAACGGTGGGATTTCACCTCAAAGAGGCGTTGTGGCTCGCCGACCGTCCGGACGATCGCTCGCTCCGGTCCGCGCTCGGGATCACGCTCGATCCGCGCGATTTGGAGAGCGGTAGTGGAAGTCGTGAGCGTCGAGCGCGAGCGCTCGATCTCCTCGAGCGCGTCGGACTGGCAGACGGCGACTATCTCGAGCGCTATCCCCACGAACTGAGCGGCGGCGAGGCTCAACGAGTCTCGATCGCCGTTGCCCTCGCCTCCGAGCCGGAGCTGTTGCTCGCCGACGAACCGACGACGGCACTCGACGCGACGACTCGTAGCGACATCCTCGACCTGCTCGAGTCCCTCGTCGCCGAACGGGATCTGGCGCTGTTGCTCGTCAGCCACAATCTGGGGCTCGTCGGCGAGCGCTGTGACCGCGTCGCGGTAGCCTACGCCGGCGAGTTGATGGAATCCGGGCCCGCCGACGGAGTGCTCGAGGCGCCACGCCACCCCTACACGCGGGCCCTCCTCGACTGTCGACTCGAGGGGACGACGCCCGGCGAGCGACTACCGACGATCGACGGATCGGTGCCGGATCCGACCGTCGAGCGAGCGGGCTGTCCGTTCGCCTCGCGCTGTGCCCACGCGACGGCAACCTGCCGGCAGAGCGCGCCGCCGACGATCGACGACGAGCGCGGCCGGGTCCGCTGTGGTGAACTCGAGTCTGTCGGTGAGCGCGAAGCAGGTCCGGATACCAACGGAACGCACGCCCCACCGTCAGGTTCGACCGACGGAGCCCGCTCCGGTTCGGTGGAAGAAACCGAGACAGCGACGCGAGCGAGGACGAGCGTGAGCTTCGACGGCGGCGTATCGGCCGACGAGCCGGTCCTCGAGTTACGCGGCGTCTCGAAGCGCTATCCGATCGACGACTCGTGGCTCTCGCGGGTGCGCGGACGGGATCGATACGCGAGCGCCGTCGATGACCTCTCGCTCACCGTTCGTCGCGGCGAGACCCTCGGCATCGTCGGCGAGAGCGGGGCTGGAAAGTCGACCGTGATCGACCTCGCCACCGGCCTCGAGTCGCCCACGGCGGGGGAGGTCGTGTTCGACGGCGACACCGTCGGCCCGATTGCGAACCGCTCGCGCGACCAACTCGCGGCCGTCGGCCGGCTGTTTCAACACCCGCGATCGAGTCTCGACCCCCGACAGCGGGTCTATCGAGCGATTGCCGAGCCGCTACTCGAGGCCGGCTGGCATCGCGACCGACGACGCGAGCGCGTCTCGGAACTGCTCTCGCTGGTCGGACTGGACGACCGCCACGCCGATCGTCGCCCGCGCGAACTCTCCGGCGGGCAGTGCCAGCGAGTCGCGCTCGCACGGGCAATCGCCCTCGAACCGTCGCTAGTCGTCCTCGACGAGCCGACGGCCGCACTCGACGTCTCCGTTCGCGCACAGGTGTGTAACCTGTTTCTCGAGCTTCGAGACCGACTGGACTGTGCGTTCGTGCTCGTGAGCCACGACCTCGGCGTCGTTCGTCACCTCGCAGATCGTATCGCCGTCATGCGAGACGGGCAACTCCTCGAGTGTGGCCCCGCGTCGCGAGTCTGTGCCGAGCCGGAGTCCACCTACACCGACGAGTTGCTCGCGGCCGCGAGCGGACTCGGTAACGTATCGAGCGACGACTACACCACATTCCAACGCCACCGATGA
- a CDS encoding NAD(P)/FAD-dependent oxidoreductase produces the protein MTADETPSTTPVASTTTESATTPTHPTYDVAVVGGGPAGCSAAVFTARADLETVLFEHGRASLLKSAHLENYLGFPVGIQPTQFLELAREHVHEVGCTAHRKGVTTVRRSESGNGAGFVLETESRTVQAERVIVASWARTGFLEDLEVTREPEDPGPVMVVPTDEDGRTDCDGLYAAGRITSQHHQAIVNAGDGAAVALTVIRDVHPDYYNDWVVPDGYYESHDMAVPEGVEEISVAERRRRKERAEDEMAAFFGSERALERDGE, from the coding sequence ATGACCGCAGACGAGACACCTTCGACGACGCCAGTAGCATCGACCACGACCGAATCGGCAACGACGCCGACGCATCCGACCTACGACGTCGCCGTCGTCGGCGGCGGCCCCGCCGGCTGCTCCGCTGCGGTCTTTACCGCCCGCGCAGACCTCGAGACGGTCCTGTTCGAACACGGCCGCGCGTCCCTGCTGAAGTCGGCCCACCTCGAGAACTACCTCGGCTTTCCCGTCGGCATCCAGCCCACGCAGTTTCTCGAGTTGGCACGCGAGCACGTCCACGAAGTCGGCTGCACAGCCCACCGAAAGGGAGTCACGACGGTTCGACGATCAGAATCAGGTAACGGAGCCGGATTCGTCCTCGAGACAGAATCCCGAACCGTGCAAGCCGAACGCGTGATCGTCGCCTCCTGGGCACGGACGGGGTTCCTCGAGGACCTCGAGGTTACGCGCGAGCCCGAAGATCCGGGACCGGTAATGGTCGTCCCAACCGATGAAGATGGGCGAACCGACTGTGACGGGCTGTACGCGGCAGGCCGAATCACGAGCCAGCACCATCAGGCGATCGTCAACGCCGGCGACGGCGCTGCTGTCGCGCTGACGGTCATCCGGGACGTACACCCCGACTACTACAACGACTGGGTCGTCCCTGACGGCTACTACGAATCGCACGATATGGCGGTCCCCGAGGGCGTCGAGGAAATCTCCGTGGCCGAGCGACGACGACGAA
- a CDS encoding MogA/MoaB family molybdenum cofactor biosynthesis protein produces MTTDRDDRRGTDDHGHDIIDPLYVGIVTVSSSRAQADEAEPDDPGGDTIQECFEAEGHEVQERLLVRDDYSSIRTAVRGLVARRDIDVVVTTGGTGVTADDVSPEATSSLFERELPGFGELFRSLSWDEIGTRAMASRATAGIAVDTPVFCLPGSTGACQTACEKLIVPETPHLAGLATRHRTEATDQSLSAYQDEN; encoded by the coding sequence ATGACGACAGATAGAGACGATCGACGAGGCACGGACGATCACGGCCACGACATCATCGATCCGCTGTACGTCGGCATCGTGACGGTCTCGAGTTCGCGCGCACAGGCCGACGAAGCGGAGCCCGACGATCCGGGCGGCGATACGATTCAGGAGTGTTTCGAGGCAGAAGGTCACGAAGTCCAGGAACGGCTGCTGGTCCGAGACGACTACTCGTCGATCCGGACGGCGGTTCGCGGGTTGGTCGCGCGTCGCGACATCGACGTCGTCGTGACGACCGGCGGGACGGGAGTCACTGCCGACGACGTCTCCCCTGAAGCGACGTCGTCGCTGTTCGAACGCGAACTGCCGGGCTTTGGCGAACTGTTTCGGTCGCTCTCGTGGGACGAGATCGGAACGCGAGCGATGGCGTCTCGCGCGACGGCGGGCATCGCCGTCGACACGCCGGTGTTTTGCCTGCCCGGGAGTACGGGCGCCTGTCAGACCGCCTGTGAGAAACTGATCGTTCCAGAAACGCCGCACCTGGCCGGGTTGGCGACGCGTCACCGAACCGAGGCGACCGACCAGTCGCTCTCGGCGTACCAGGACGAGAACTGA
- a CDS encoding CopG family ribbon-helix-helix protein translates to MSVVSVSMPTGLIERLDTHAANHEYTGRSEVIRESARAFLTEFDNDTLAAEPLAGVVTVFYDFDTHPVERQVTELRHEYDAHIASNDHSHVADYCVDLFVLESDLEVIAAFVGKLRAIGDVETVDYSLVPLDSIGQLQND, encoded by the coding sequence ATGTCTGTCGTTAGCGTCTCGATGCCGACCGGTCTGATCGAGCGACTGGATACCCACGCGGCGAACCACGAGTACACCGGCCGCAGCGAGGTCATCCGTGAGAGTGCACGTGCCTTTCTGACCGAGTTCGACAATGACACCCTTGCTGCTGAACCGCTCGCCGGTGTCGTCACGGTCTTCTACGACTTCGACACCCACCCTGTCGAGCGGCAGGTAACCGAGTTGCGCCACGAGTACGACGCTCACATCGCCTCGAACGACCACAGCCACGTCGCGGACTACTGCGTCGATCTGTTCGTTCTCGAGTCCGACCTCGAGGTGATCGCTGCGTTCGTCGGTAAACTCCGGGCAATCGGGGACGTCGAGACCGTCGACTATTCGCTCGTTCCGCTGGACTCGATCGGACAGTTACAAAACGACTGA
- the nikB gene encoding nickel ABC transporter permease, whose protein sequence is MPDAAIASEENAVSYLLRRFASSTVVLFGVTVLTYGLIHLTPGDPARTVLAEQQGRQPDDDAVNEFRAEEGLDDPIPIQYGNWLGDVLGGDLGRSYYGDGDVLELLLAHLPNTIELAGASVLIAVAIALPAGVISAVYRGTWVDYASQVVSLLGLSMPNFWLGYLLIIGGALRLGVFPVYGAGTPAHLVLPAITLGTGMAAVLTRLVRSSLLETLEEPYVDAARSRGLAERGVVVAHALRTALLPVVTIIGLQLGAVLGGAVVVEVVFQRPGVGTLLVDAVFARDFPVIQGVTLLVGVTFVVVNLLTDLAYRRLDPRVSLGGGRA, encoded by the coding sequence GTGCCGGACGCCGCGATCGCCAGCGAGGAGAACGCCGTGAGCTACCTGCTCCGTCGCTTCGCGAGTTCGACCGTCGTCCTGTTCGGCGTCACCGTCCTCACGTACGGCCTAATCCACCTGACGCCGGGAGACCCTGCGCGAACGGTACTCGCTGAGCAACAGGGCCGTCAGCCGGACGACGACGCGGTCAACGAATTTCGGGCGGAAGAGGGGCTCGACGACCCGATCCCGATCCAGTACGGCAACTGGCTCGGTGACGTCTTGGGCGGCGACCTCGGCCGCTCGTACTACGGCGACGGCGACGTCCTCGAGTTGCTGCTCGCACACCTCCCGAACACGATCGAACTTGCGGGTGCATCGGTCCTCATCGCGGTCGCGATCGCGCTCCCCGCCGGCGTGATCAGCGCCGTTTACCGCGGCACGTGGGTCGATTACGCCAGCCAGGTCGTCTCTCTGCTCGGCCTCTCAATGCCGAACTTCTGGCTCGGCTACCTGCTCATCATCGGCGGCGCGCTCAGGTTGGGCGTCTTCCCCGTCTACGGTGCCGGAACGCCCGCACACCTCGTGCTTCCGGCGATCACCCTCGGAACCGGCATGGCCGCCGTCCTCACCCGGCTCGTCCGCTCGTCGCTGCTCGAGACGCTCGAAGAGCCCTACGTCGACGCGGCTCGCTCTCGCGGACTCGCGGAACGCGGCGTCGTCGTCGCTCACGCGCTCCGAACGGCGCTGTTACCGGTGGTAACGATCATCGGCCTCCAACTGGGGGCCGTCCTCGGCGGAGCGGTCGTCGTCGAAGTCGTCTTCCAACGGCCGGGAGTCGGCACGTTGCTGGTCGACGCCGTCTTCGCGCGGGACTTCCCCGTTATTCAGGGCGTCACCCTGCTCGTCGGCGTGACGTTCGTCGTCGTCAACCTGCTCACCGACCTGGCCTACCGTCGGCTCGACCCGCGCGTCTCGCTCGGAGGTGGGCGGGCATGA
- the nikC gene encoding nickel transporter permease, with translation MSVLERRDSSVSAWLEHPTVRGLRRNPSAAAGALVVAALTLLAIVGPFLTPYDPNGQHLEARLQGPSLAHPLGTDQLGRDVATRIVYGTRITLGIAVLVTVVRLTIGVVVGLVAGYCGGWIDEALMRVVDILLAFPGIILALVVAGILGPSLTNLVLALAVVGWTRYARVVRSSVLELRERPFVAASRLTGAPRRRVLRRHVLPNVAGPVVVLATLDLGGVILGAAGLSFLGLGAQPPAPEWGTMLSTGRHHLQEASWLVNAPGIAIVLAVLGTNLLGDGLRDALDPNDRAEQSGRTEVSRRE, from the coding sequence ATGAGCGTCCTCGAGCGTCGAGACTCGAGCGTCTCGGCGTGGCTCGAGCACCCGACTGTGCGGGGCCTTCGGCGAAATCCGTCGGCCGCCGCGGGCGCACTCGTCGTCGCCGCACTCACCCTCCTCGCGATCGTCGGCCCGTTTCTCACGCCGTACGACCCGAACGGCCAGCACCTCGAGGCGCGGCTGCAGGGTCCGTCGCTCGCCCATCCCCTCGGAACCGATCAGCTCGGACGCGACGTCGCGACCAGAATCGTCTACGGCACCCGAATCACGCTCGGCATCGCCGTCCTCGTCACCGTCGTCCGCCTCACGATCGGCGTCGTCGTCGGCCTCGTCGCGGGCTACTGCGGCGGCTGGATCGACGAGGCACTCATGCGCGTCGTCGACATCCTGCTCGCGTTCCCCGGCATCATCCTCGCGCTCGTCGTCGCCGGCATCCTCGGGCCGAGTCTCACTAACCTCGTCCTCGCGCTCGCCGTCGTCGGCTGGACCCGATACGCGCGGGTCGTCCGCTCGAGCGTCCTCGAGTTGCGCGAACGGCCGTTCGTCGCCGCCTCACGGCTGACCGGTGCGCCGCGACGACGCGTATTGCGCCGACACGTCCTCCCGAACGTCGCCGGCCCCGTGGTCGTCCTGGCGACGCTCGATCTCGGCGGTGTGATTCTCGGCGCTGCCGGACTCTCCTTTCTCGGACTCGGTGCACAGCCACCTGCACCCGAGTGGGGAACGATGCTCTCGACGGGTCGCCACCACCTCCAGGAGGCCTCGTGGTTAGTCAACGCACCCGGGATAGCGATCGTCCTCGCGGTTCTCGGAACGAACCTGCTCGGCGACGGCCTGCGAGACGCGCTCGATCCGAACGACCGAGCCGAGCAAAGCGGTCGAACGGAGGTGAGTCGTCGTGAGTGA